From the Quercus lobata isolate SW786 chromosome 6, ValleyOak3.0 Primary Assembly, whole genome shotgun sequence genome, one window contains:
- the LOC115949663 gene encoding E3 ubiquitin-protein ligase ATL6-like translates to MRPKINLSRPIIPFPCLVVLLLLLSLPHHSANAQSGTNSTVTPPTDVNFDHPAALIIVFIVWASFFVAFFCVFLTDCVDTGAGPVISANRSSNCGLDRAVIEAFPIFEFKNLRTVKVTATTLECAVCLGEFEDHETLRLLPKCSHAFHPDCIDAWLASHATCPVCRAKLTKNDTTTTTAATTTTTVESTESTQETGGVQNEHVVINVDDDDPPRGKFLRSHSTGHSLSQPGVEINTERYTLILPEEVTKQKLRRSSSYDVVFCAVESLRYTPPFVSIGGSGKLTGGEGSAKGFFTSVKWPLHRLSVKAGGPEDLSATSPV, encoded by the coding sequence ATGAGACCCAAGATCAATCTCAGCCGTCCGATCATTCCCTTTCCTTGTCTAGTAGTACTACTACTCCTCCTCTCGCTGCCTCACCACAGTGCCAATGCACAGTCAGGCACAAATTCAACAGTCACTCCGCCCACCGACGTGAATTTTGACCATCCCGCGGCGCTGATCATCGTGTTCATCGTGTGGGCTTCCTTCTTCGTGGCTTTCTTTTGCGTCTTCCTCACTGATTGCGTAGACACAGGCGCCGGTCCAGTAATTTCCGCGAACCGGTCTAGTAACTGTGGCCTAGACCGGGCCGTGATCGAGGCCTTCCCGATCTTCGAGTTTAAAAATCTCAGAACCGTGAAAGTAACAGCAACAACGCTCGAGTGCGCGGTGTGCTTGGGCGAGTTCGAAGACCACGAAACGCTGCGTTTGTTGCCCAAGTGCAGCCACGCGTTCCATCCCGATTGCATCGACGCTTGGCTAGCTTCTCACGCGACGTGTCCGGTTTGCAGAGCTAAGCTTACGAAGAATgatactactactactactgcGGCTACTACTACAACAACAGTGGAATCAACCGAGTCGACTCAGGAAACTGGTGGGGTCCAAAACGAGCACGTTGTGATCAACGTCGACGACGACGACCCACCGAGGGGGAAATTCTTGAGGTCGCACTCGACGGGTCACTCGCTGAGTCAACCCGGCGTAGAGATTAACACGGAGAGGTACACCCTGATATTGCCAGAGGAGGTGACGAAGCAAAAGCTCAGGCGCTCGAGTAGTTACGACGTCGTTTTCTGCGCAGTAGAGAGCTTGAGATACACACCGCCGTTTGTTTCTATTGGGGGTTCCGGTAAGTTAACGGGCGGTGAAGGAAGCGCAAAGGGATTCTTCACGTCCGTTAAGTGGCCGTTACATCGACTTAGTGTAAAGGCTGGGGGACCCGAAGATTTGTCGGCTACGTCTCCGGTTTGA